The following proteins come from a genomic window of Natronosalvus vescus:
- a CDS encoding chemotaxis protein CheD, producing the protein MKTYGSEPGIPEPVQVGISELVVSEGDDTLKSYGLGSCLAVALYDPDSDIGGLAHVMLPDGDTAENSDIKPGKYADTAIRALLRRMVERGASYTSVKAKIAGGSDMFEFESFGDGVGQRNVDAAKEELEKLGVPLLAEDVGGKYGRTVEFTPGTGTLTVRTANGEDGVTEL; encoded by the coding sequence ATGAAAACGTACGGAAGCGAACCGGGTATTCCAGAGCCGGTGCAGGTCGGTATTTCCGAACTCGTCGTGAGTGAAGGCGACGACACGCTCAAATCCTACGGCCTCGGCTCCTGTCTGGCCGTGGCGCTGTACGACCCGGATTCGGATATCGGCGGCCTCGCTCACGTCATGCTTCCAGACGGGGACACAGCCGAAAATAGCGACATCAAACCCGGCAAGTACGCGGACACGGCGATTCGGGCCCTCCTTCGCCGAATGGTCGAACGCGGGGCCAGCTACACCTCCGTGAAAGCCAAAATCGCCGGCGGCTCCGATATGTTCGAGTTCGAGAGCTTCGGCGACGGCGTCGGACAACGAAACGTCGACGCCGCCAAAGAGGAACTCGAGAAACTCGGCGTCCCGCTGCTCGCCGAAGACGTCGGCGGGAAGTACGGACGAACGGTCGAGTTCACGCCCGGAACCGGGACACTTACCGTCCGAACGGCTAACGGCGAAGATGGAGTGACAGAGCTGTGA
- a CDS encoding methyl-accepting chemotaxis protein yields the protein MKFAIVLLVIGLSVGAVGYLGTNEIAGEVQSQVQEDSAELAQQEARNVDKWNQLNLQEVQSLESAMPADGQVELVGLRSDIDGAHSIHYVNLNDGVVQQSTNDELHEQPLDAVAEEHQLLWAAEFSQVEGNYDSNSDSYQDDDMVFGEPIANLAREPTVVPHQAADGTPVLSYVISNDWRNEFIVLSLEMESYADEMIYNEDDGRVSFIVMEGVDGEEDVVVMDPSGEAFFMDYDQDDVDLGTVGIEGEVFPGSQPGEALNAATASNFHDEEYIISAARVTEDSPFLVAVQTPESEAYGFVQDVQQYGIYASIGGILFVMLIGGIVGRNTSRSIDRLTSKAQQMEDGDLDVEFETQRIDSIGRLYTGFATMRDSLKAQIQNAQEAREEAEQARAETEAINRHLESKADEYRGVMQTCAAGDLTARMDADTENEAMEDIAHEFNAMVGELEETTAQVKAFAAEVATASEQVTASSEEVRSASEQVTESVQEISDGAERQNRSLQSVNHEMSGLSTTIEQIAASSNQVADIAERTAQTGKHGRKAAQDAIEGMNEIEDESKTAVEEIERLEAEMEQIDELIEFITEVAEQTNMLALNANIEAARSGDSGEGFSVVAAEVKELAEETKEAAEDIESILGTIQEQTERTATEVQLTSDRVAEHTDSVERASDALDEIAEYATETNTGVQEISAASEEQAASTQEVVSMVDEAATISEETTAESENVAAAAEEQTTALTEVSRSASDLANQAAQLSEALDRFDTDANLESTAITFEDDLDVSPETDQLPPVETPPAGREALPPQSDSDAPSLPAEDEDDSEQHTESKSDDVSIQDAESDDVTEGESDHDDADEDGDDMFTFGNDA from the coding sequence TTGAAGTTCGCCATAGTGTTGCTGGTGATTGGACTGTCTGTGGGGGCGGTGGGGTATCTCGGTACAAATGAAATTGCAGGGGAGGTACAATCCCAGGTGCAAGAGGATTCGGCGGAACTGGCCCAACAGGAAGCTAGGAACGTTGACAAATGGAATCAGCTGAACCTTCAAGAAGTACAGTCGCTCGAGTCGGCGATGCCGGCCGACGGTCAGGTAGAGTTGGTCGGCCTCAGATCAGATATCGATGGTGCACACAGTATTCATTACGTCAATCTGAACGACGGTGTCGTCCAACAGAGTACGAACGACGAGTTACACGAGCAACCGCTTGACGCCGTTGCTGAGGAACACCAGCTGCTGTGGGCAGCAGAGTTTTCCCAGGTCGAAGGGAACTACGATAGTAACTCTGATTCCTATCAGGATGACGATATGGTCTTTGGCGAGCCAATCGCTAACCTCGCACGAGAGCCAACGGTCGTCCCACACCAGGCGGCCGATGGGACGCCAGTCTTGAGCTACGTTATCAGTAACGACTGGCGAAACGAGTTCATCGTCCTCTCACTCGAGATGGAGTCCTACGCAGACGAGATGATCTATAACGAGGACGACGGTCGCGTCTCGTTCATCGTCATGGAGGGTGTAGACGGTGAGGAGGACGTGGTCGTGATGGATCCAAGTGGTGAGGCGTTCTTCATGGACTACGACCAGGACGACGTCGATCTCGGTACGGTTGGAATCGAGGGAGAGGTGTTTCCCGGTTCCCAACCAGGTGAGGCCCTCAATGCCGCAACGGCAAGTAATTTCCACGACGAGGAATACATCATCTCGGCAGCACGGGTTACCGAAGACAGTCCGTTCCTGGTAGCGGTGCAAACACCCGAATCTGAAGCCTACGGATTCGTTCAGGACGTCCAGCAGTACGGTATCTACGCCTCGATAGGCGGCATTCTGTTCGTGATGCTCATAGGCGGTATCGTCGGCCGGAACACGTCACGCTCGATAGACCGTCTCACGAGCAAAGCCCAGCAGATGGAAGACGGGGATCTCGACGTCGAGTTCGAGACTCAGCGAATCGACAGCATCGGTCGTCTCTACACCGGATTCGCTACGATGCGTGACTCCCTCAAGGCACAGATCCAGAACGCACAGGAAGCACGCGAGGAAGCCGAACAGGCTCGGGCGGAGACCGAAGCGATCAACCGTCATCTCGAGTCGAAAGCCGACGAGTACCGTGGCGTGATGCAAACGTGCGCCGCCGGGGATCTGACCGCGCGGATGGACGCCGACACCGAGAACGAAGCGATGGAGGACATCGCACACGAGTTCAACGCGATGGTCGGCGAACTCGAGGAGACGACCGCCCAGGTCAAAGCGTTCGCGGCCGAAGTGGCCACCGCATCCGAGCAGGTGACGGCCTCGAGCGAGGAAGTCCGCTCGGCCTCCGAGCAGGTGACGGAATCGGTGCAGGAAATCTCCGATGGTGCTGAGCGCCAGAACCGCAGCCTGCAGTCGGTCAATCACGAGATGAGCGGGCTGTCGACGACGATCGAACAGATCGCGGCCTCCTCGAACCAGGTGGCCGACATCGCCGAGCGGACGGCCCAGACGGGCAAACACGGGCGCAAAGCGGCCCAGGACGCGATCGAGGGCATGAACGAGATCGAAGACGAGTCCAAAACTGCCGTCGAGGAAATCGAGCGCCTCGAGGCGGAGATGGAACAGATCGACGAACTGATCGAGTTCATCACGGAAGTCGCCGAGCAGACGAACATGCTGGCGTTGAACGCCAACATCGAGGCGGCGCGTTCCGGTGACTCCGGTGAAGGGTTCTCGGTCGTTGCAGCGGAGGTCAAGGAACTGGCCGAAGAGACGAAGGAGGCTGCTGAGGACATCGAGTCGATTCTCGGGACGATTCAGGAACAGACCGAGCGGACGGCGACGGAGGTGCAACTGACCAGCGATCGGGTCGCCGAACACACCGATTCGGTCGAGCGAGCGTCCGATGCACTCGACGAAATTGCCGAGTACGCCACCGAGACGAACACGGGCGTCCAGGAGATTTCGGCTGCCAGCGAGGAGCAGGCGGCTTCCACGCAGGAAGTGGTCTCGATGGTCGACGAAGCCGCGACGATTTCCGAGGAGACGACGGCCGAGAGCGAGAACGTCGCCGCGGCGGCCGAAGAACAGACCACGGCGCTGACGGAAGTCTCGCGAAGTGCGAGCGACCTGGCGAATCAGGCCGCACAGCTCTCGGAGGCGCTCGATCGGTTCGACACCGACGCGAACCTCGAGTCGACGGCGATTACGTTCGAGGACGATTTAGACGTGTCACCGGAGACCGACCAACTCCCGCCGGTGGAGACGCCACCAGCGGGACGCGAGGCGCTGCCACCCCAGTCGGACTCGGATGCGCCGTCGCTACCGGCGGAGGACGAGGATGACAGCGAGCAGCACACGGAGTCGAAATCCGACGACGTGTCGATTCAGGACGCGGAGTCTGACGATGTGACCGAAGGAGAGAGCGACCACGACGACGCTGACGAAGACGGGGACGACATGTTCACGTTCGGTAACGACGCCTGA
- a CDS encoding chemotaxis protein CheC, whose protein sequence is MKLDVNALGTFYRMAREGAGLAAGRLTKMTGVDTQVGVTKLNFMRGKEIRYDFEDGTDKVGIRVELSGGLDGHSVVVFDRQSALRIVQMLIADADAEAFDEMSKSAATEVGQVMNSGFVDGWADVLETVIDVSTPEFIEGATAEPFFGDIEEAPGEQDLALLFQSHINAVGNEIGFSHYLFPNRDSMAGLLERLRTSDGIEYDKLDGFDRMAEQGAEEVAKTATTLTGIETSVEIRRLNFVSLETIPESVSNERLVGVAFEFDGTPSGYLLFLFDEKSAHEIVDAMVPMETDGDGETFDEMGKSAIKELGNIMASGFLDGWANVLDTTIDHSTPEFIHDIGAAAVDPVIIQLGENQEFAFVFDTHVVADGREFDCEVYAIPDEDDLERALNDLDVDRIDETPTTAEFGDVENI, encoded by the coding sequence ATGAAACTCGACGTCAACGCCCTCGGAACGTTCTATCGAATGGCCCGGGAAGGTGCTGGCCTGGCAGCCGGTCGACTGACGAAGATGACTGGCGTCGACACCCAGGTCGGCGTCACGAAGCTCAACTTCATGCGGGGAAAGGAGATCCGCTACGACTTCGAAGACGGCACCGACAAAGTCGGCATCCGCGTCGAACTCAGTGGTGGCCTCGACGGCCACTCCGTCGTCGTCTTCGACCGCCAGAGTGCCCTCCGAATCGTCCAGATGTTGATCGCCGACGCCGACGCCGAGGCGTTCGACGAGATGAGCAAGAGCGCGGCCACCGAGGTCGGCCAGGTGATGAACAGCGGTTTCGTCGATGGCTGGGCCGACGTCCTCGAGACCGTCATCGACGTTTCGACGCCCGAATTCATCGAAGGGGCGACGGCCGAGCCGTTCTTCGGCGACATCGAAGAAGCCCCGGGCGAACAGGATCTCGCCTTGCTCTTTCAGAGCCACATCAACGCGGTCGGCAACGAGATCGGGTTCAGCCATTACCTGTTCCCCAACCGCGACTCGATGGCTGGGCTGCTCGAGCGCCTGCGTACGAGCGACGGGATCGAGTACGACAAACTCGATGGGTTCGATCGAATGGCCGAACAGGGGGCCGAGGAGGTCGCCAAGACGGCGACGACGCTGACCGGCATCGAGACCAGCGTCGAGATCAGGCGGCTCAACTTCGTCTCACTCGAGACGATTCCGGAGTCGGTCTCGAACGAACGCCTCGTCGGCGTTGCCTTCGAGTTCGACGGGACGCCAAGTGGCTACCTCCTGTTTCTGTTCGACGAGAAGTCCGCCCACGAAATCGTCGACGCGATGGTGCCGATGGAGACAGACGGTGACGGCGAGACGTTCGACGAGATGGGGAAAAGCGCCATCAAGGAGCTTGGAAACATCATGGCCAGTGGCTTCCTCGACGGCTGGGCGAACGTCCTCGATACGACGATCGACCACTCGACGCCCGAGTTCATCCACGACATCGGGGCCGCCGCCGTCGATCCAGTCATCATCCAGCTCGGCGAGAACCAGGAGTTCGCGTTCGTCTTCGACACCCACGTCGTCGCCGACGGCCGCGAGTTCGACTGTGAAGTGTACGCGATCCCCGACGAGGACGACCTCGAGCGAGCGCTCAACGACCTCGACGTCGATCGTATCGACGAGACGCCGACGACCGCAGAGTTTGGAGACGTCGAAAACATATGA
- a CDS encoding methyl-accepting chemotaxis protein, producing MVGALRKIVPRPIRRSYALKFAIVLLILGITVGVIGVVATDEVQSEVESIVHDDHGTLAVQQAQSVRNWNENNEDAVEAMARSSAIDDGESEAVQAYIDDEMDERHGSGRMYHQLHYIDVESGEVLASTKKDENLNPVLELEGEWVETLGDVDGTVSTEVYMSGSYGDNEPRIAYVATEGDVADGHVLVYTVPLQFYEQQMQSGDSGVAMIVDEGGMILFASPSGPGWESYDEDTHPLEEARTLSAGSGTGMVIDGASGVLTSRSGYGINADEEYVVGAAPVPGTDWVALVHTPSANAYGFVQDIQRYGIYATLGIVALVVLVGAALGFNTSRSIDRLTGKAEQMENGDLDVELESPRIDSIGRLYAGFDSMRTSLKETITEAETARAEAEQARAETEAINRHLESKADEYRGVMQTCAAGDLTARMDADTENEAMEDIAHEFNAMVGELEETTAQVKAFATDVATASEQVTASSEEVRSASEQVTESVQEISDGAERQSQRLQSVNHEMSGLSTTTEQIAASSNQVADIAERTAQTGKHGRKAAQDAIEGMNEIEDESETAVTDIERLEAEMEQIDELIEFIGEVAKETNMLALNANIEASRSSTGDEGFSVVAGEVKELAEETKQTAEDIETRLETIQALTAETADSVTGTSERVAANRDAIEEAVSALDEIAEYAEETNTGVQEISAATEEQAASTQEVVSMTAEATTIAEETTAESENVAAAAEEQTTALTEVSRSASDLANQATKLSEALDRFDTDVAAVSLADDEALPESVTIAADTSGVDSLESDVSTVNPAGDAEDVDDGLDSAGTAGGRSNGSDRDVGTDSSSADEFETDGEDVFTFGEQGDDGDDR from the coding sequence ATGGTTGGTGCGTTACGCAAGATCGTTCCACGACCGATACGGCGGAGTTATGCGCTCAAATTTGCAATCGTCCTTCTCATTTTGGGGATCACGGTTGGGGTAATTGGGGTCGTCGCGACGGACGAGGTGCAGTCGGAAGTCGAGTCGATCGTTCACGACGACCACGGCACGCTCGCCGTCCAACAGGCACAGAGCGTCCGAAACTGGAACGAGAACAACGAGGACGCCGTCGAGGCGATGGCGCGTTCGAGTGCCATCGACGACGGTGAGTCGGAGGCGGTACAGGCGTACATCGACGACGAGATGGATGAACGCCACGGTAGCGGGCGGATGTACCATCAGCTTCACTACATCGACGTCGAATCGGGGGAGGTTCTGGCGAGCACGAAGAAAGATGAGAACCTCAATCCGGTTTTGGAACTCGAGGGTGAGTGGGTCGAAACCCTCGGAGACGTCGATGGGACGGTCAGCACGGAGGTATACATGAGTGGATCGTACGGCGACAACGAGCCACGAATCGCCTACGTGGCGACGGAGGGTGACGTCGCCGATGGGCACGTGCTGGTCTATACGGTTCCGCTCCAGTTTTACGAACAGCAGATGCAAAGCGGCGATTCCGGCGTGGCGATGATCGTCGACGAGGGGGGAATGATTCTCTTTGCGAGCCCGAGCGGGCCAGGGTGGGAGTCCTACGACGAGGATACCCACCCGCTCGAGGAGGCACGTACGCTCTCGGCAGGCAGCGGGACGGGAATGGTGATCGACGGTGCGTCCGGCGTGTTGACCTCGCGAAGCGGCTACGGCATCAATGCAGATGAGGAGTACGTCGTCGGCGCTGCTCCGGTTCCAGGCACCGACTGGGTTGCCCTCGTTCACACGCCCTCGGCGAACGCGTACGGGTTCGTACAGGACATCCAGCGGTACGGCATCTACGCCACACTGGGCATCGTTGCGCTGGTCGTTCTCGTCGGGGCTGCGCTCGGCTTCAATACCTCGAGATCGATCGATCGGCTGACGGGTAAAGCCGAGCAGATGGAGAACGGTGATCTGGACGTCGAACTCGAGTCGCCACGCATCGACAGCATCGGTCGCCTCTACGCCGGGTTCGACAGTATGCGAACCTCGCTCAAGGAGACGATTACTGAGGCCGAAACGGCACGAGCGGAAGCCGAACAGGCTCGGGCGGAGACCGAAGCGATCAACCGTCACCTCGAGTCGAAAGCCGACGAGTACCGTGGCGTGATGCAAACGTGCGCCGCCGGGGATCTGACCGCGCGGATGGACGCCGACACCGAGAACGAAGCGATGGAGGACATCGCACACGAGTTCAACGCGATGGTCGGCGAACTCGAGGAGACGACCGCCCAGGTCAAAGCGTTCGCCACTGACGTCGCGACGGCCTCGGAGCAGGTGACGGCCTCGAGCGAGGAGGTGCGTTCTGCCTCCGAACAGGTGACCGAATCGGTACAGGAGATCTCGGATGGGGCTGAACGACAGAGTCAACGCCTGCAGTCGGTCAACCACGAGATGAGCGGGCTGTCGACGACGACCGAACAGATCGCGGCCTCCTCGAACCAGGTGGCCGACATCGCCGAGCGGACGGCCCAGACGGGCAAACACGGGCGCAAAGCGGCCCAGGACGCGATCGAGGGCATGAACGAGATCGAAGACGAGTCCGAAACCGCCGTCACCGACATCGAGCGCCTCGAGGCGGAGATGGAACAGATCGACGAACTGATCGAGTTCATCGGCGAGGTGGCAAAGGAGACGAACATGCTGGCGTTGAACGCCAACATCGAAGCCTCGCGCTCGAGCACCGGTGACGAGGGGTTCTCGGTCGTCGCGGGCGAGGTCAAAGAGCTCGCCGAGGAGACGAAACAGACGGCAGAGGACATCGAAACTCGCCTCGAGACAATTCAGGCGCTGACGGCGGAGACGGCCGATTCGGTGACGGGAACGAGCGAGCGCGTTGCGGCGAATCGGGATGCCATCGAAGAGGCAGTTTCGGCACTCGACGAGATCGCCGAGTACGCCGAGGAGACGAATACGGGGGTCCAGGAGATTTCGGCGGCGACGGAAGAACAGGCAGCCTCCACGCAGGAGGTGGTCTCGATGACCGCCGAGGCGACGACCATCGCCGAGGAGACGACGGCCGAGAGCGAGAACGTCGCCGCGGCGGCCGAAGAACAGACCACGGCGCTGACGGAAGTCTCGCGAAGTGCGAGCGACCTGGCGAATCAGGCCACAAAGCTCTCGGAGGCGCTCGATCGGTTCGACACCGACGTCGCCGCGGTATCACTCGCCGACGACGAGGCACTTCCTGAATCGGTCACGATTGCCGCCGACACGAGCGGTGTGGACTCCCTCGAGTCGGACGTGTCGACGGTCAATCCAGCTGGCGACGCCGAGGACGTCGACGACGGCCTCGATTCTGCTGGGACTGCAGGCGGCCGCTCGAACGGATCTGATCGCGATGTGGGAACTGACTCGAGTTCGGCAGACGAGTTCGAAACGGACGGAGAGGACGTCTTCACGTTCGGCGAGCAGGGTGACGACGGCGACGACAGGTAA
- a CDS encoding chemotaxis protein CheC — MTMMVDIRKLSFINEMAKVGTNGVADNMSKLTGEDAQMEVTKTNFIDVDDIKSQLEPGKRVGVRVRLLDPPHGHILILFPEASAKKITAIMLRDVVDDMSNVSGKMARSAVEEMGNMMASGFIDGWADVLGRAIDIAAPQLVYAPAGDIVVRTAGLGGDDLALFFDSDLSVPSYQIEAEIYAFPELEEFVEMVNGIDVHTP, encoded by the coding sequence ATGACGATGATGGTCGACATTCGGAAGCTGAGCTTTATCAACGAAATGGCGAAAGTCGGAACGAACGGCGTTGCCGACAACATGAGCAAACTGACCGGCGAAGACGCCCAGATGGAGGTCACGAAGACGAACTTCATCGACGTCGACGACATCAAGAGTCAGCTCGAGCCCGGCAAACGCGTCGGCGTTCGCGTCCGACTCCTCGATCCGCCACACGGACACATCCTCATCCTCTTCCCGGAGGCGAGCGCGAAGAAGATCACCGCGATCATGCTTCGAGACGTCGTCGACGACATGTCGAACGTCTCCGGGAAGATGGCCCGCAGTGCAGTCGAGGAGATGGGGAACATGATGGCCAGTGGCTTCATCGACGGCTGGGCCGACGTGCTCGGCCGGGCGATCGATATCGCCGCACCCCAGCTGGTCTACGCCCCCGCCGGCGACATTGTCGTCCGAACGGCGGGTCTCGGCGGCGATGATCTCGCCCTCTTCTTCGATTCCGACCTCTCGGTACCGAGCTACCAGATCGAAGCCGAGATCTACGCCTTCCCAGAACTCGAGGAGTTCGTCGAGATGGTCAACGGAATCGACGTGCACACCCCATGA
- a CDS encoding CheR family methyltransferase: MSVDATFASLLEYVEAELGFATSHYNTSYLNRRVSSRMRRTGSDSYEEYFELLRNETAEQRALLDSLSINVTGFFRNPDVWEGIRDVLRRLTAENESIHVWSAACADGREPYSLSMLAHDDDEIDASNVHILATDISESALETARSGTYTESRTVDLGDQLAFLSEYEEYVDHDPAAQTYQVTSTVAENVTFERHDLINDGPKSGFDLVICRNLFIYIDNEHKQSMLETIARSLRSGGYLVIGKAETIPPNVKSAFDVRKGRLRIYQRDAVSSERTN; the protein is encoded by the coding sequence GTGAGCGTCGACGCGACGTTCGCCAGCCTCCTCGAATACGTCGAGGCAGAGCTCGGGTTCGCCACGAGCCACTACAACACGAGCTATCTCAATCGTCGAGTCTCCTCTCGGATGCGTCGTACCGGCAGTGACAGCTACGAGGAGTACTTCGAGTTACTCCGAAACGAGACAGCAGAACAACGAGCACTCCTCGACTCGTTGAGCATCAACGTCACCGGCTTTTTTCGGAATCCGGACGTCTGGGAGGGGATTCGCGACGTGTTGCGCAGGCTGACGGCCGAGAACGAGAGCATCCACGTCTGGAGTGCGGCGTGTGCCGACGGCCGGGAGCCGTACTCGCTGTCGATGCTCGCCCACGACGACGACGAGATCGACGCATCGAACGTTCACATCCTGGCGACGGACATCAGCGAGAGCGCACTCGAGACCGCCCGCAGCGGCACCTACACGGAGTCACGAACGGTCGACCTCGGTGACCAGCTCGCGTTTCTCTCCGAGTACGAGGAGTACGTCGACCACGATCCTGCCGCACAGACCTACCAGGTCACGAGTACCGTCGCCGAGAACGTCACGTTCGAACGCCACGATCTCATCAACGATGGCCCGAAATCGGGGTTCGACCTCGTCATCTGTCGCAACCTGTTCATCTACATCGACAACGAGCACAAACAGTCCATGCTCGAGACCATCGCCCGTTCGCTTCGCTCAGGGGGCTACCTCGTGATCGGGAAGGCCGAAACGATTCCGCCGAACGTCAAATCCGCATTCGACGTGCGAAAGGGACGGCTTCGAATCTACCAGCGGGATGCGGTCTCATCCGAGCGTACCAACTGA
- a CDS encoding DUF7289 family protein, whose product MFTREPTETDERAVSEVLAFILVFTIVIGSVTIVSVFGMQSLTSYQEGEQLRNAERAMDALSDNFNDVVRYDGITTRSGELNLRDGSITTNHEGTELSITIDGGSDHTITTGGLVYEAGSGTDTIAYEGGGIFRGDHTGNVALERPMIRCTEDTAVISLLVIEQEPRTFQSSEISQISISETDSIRRTYTNPGDVTITVDDSDYKMGWERTLEQGEWDWNEDDSEATCTPDRVTIHIVTAELDY is encoded by the coding sequence CGCAGTCTCCGAAGTACTCGCGTTCATCCTCGTGTTCACGATCGTTATCGGCTCGGTGACGATCGTCTCCGTGTTCGGGATGCAGTCGCTGACGAGCTATCAGGAGGGTGAGCAACTGCGCAATGCGGAGCGGGCGATGGATGCCTTGAGCGACAATTTCAACGACGTGGTTCGCTACGATGGGATTACCACCCGTTCCGGGGAACTCAACCTGCGTGATGGATCGATTACGACGAATCACGAGGGGACGGAGCTGTCCATTACCATAGATGGTGGTTCTGATCACACCATCACGACCGGCGGACTCGTCTACGAAGCCGGTAGCGGTACCGACACCATCGCCTACGAGGGCGGCGGCATCTTCCGTGGGGATCACACCGGGAACGTGGCGCTCGAGCGACCGATGATCCGCTGTACTGAGGACACTGCCGTCATCTCATTGCTCGTGATCGAACAGGAGCCACGGACGTTCCAGAGCAGCGAGATCAGCCAGATTTCGATCAGTGAAACCGACTCGATCCGCCGGACGTACACTAACCCCGGCGATGTCACGATCACCGTCGACGACTCCGACTACAAAATGGGCTGGGAACGGACGCTCGAGCAAGGTGAGTGGGACTGGAACGAGGATGATAGTGAAGCGACCTGCACCCCAGACCGCGTAACCATTCACATCGTTACCGCCGAACTCGACTACTGA